TGAAAAGCGCTGGTTCCGCTCCGCCGGGCAGCTGCGCGTGTCCGAAACCAGTTTCTTTGGGGAGCCGGCGCCCATCGGTACCGGGCTTCTGTTCAGCCACGAGAGTTGGGAAGAAGTGGTCGTGGGCATTGAAATCTGTGAGGACCTGTGGGCGCCGGTCCCCCCGAGCAGCTATCAGGCCGTGGCCGGCGCCACCATCATCGTGAACCCCTCGGCCAGCAACGAGATTATCGCCAAGAGCGAGTACCGCAGAGACCTGGTAAGACAGCAGTCCGCCCGCTTAAACGCCGGGTACCTGTACTGCTCCAGCGGCTATGGCGAGTCCACCACCGACCTCGTCTTTGGCGGCGACGCCCTCATCTATGAAAAGGGGGCGCTGCTGGCCCGGTCACGCCGTTTCCAGACCGAAAGCCAGCTGGTGGTGGCCGATATGGACGTGGAGGCCATCCTCCACGACCGTCAGCTCCAGAGCTCCTTCGGTGATTCGGTGGATATTCTGGAGGGGCACGTGTATGAGGAATGTCTCTTTTCGGCCTGCGACGCCCAGGACTGCCTGCGCAGCGTGAACCCACAGCCCTTTGTGCCTGCGGACACAGCACGCCGCAATGAGCGCTGTGAGGAAATCTTCAACATCCAGACCATGGCTCTGGGCAGCCGTGTGGCCCATATCGGCAGCCCGGCCATGGTGGTGGGCATCTCCGGCGGCCTGGATTCCACGCTGGCGCTGCTGGTCTGCGTGAACGTCTGCGACCAGTTCGGCATTGACAGAAAGCGCATCCACGCGGTCACCATGCCTGGCTTTGGCACGACCGACCGCACCTATGACAACGCGGTCAGCCTGATCCGTTCTCTGGGAGCCACCTTCCACGAAATCTCGATCAAGGACGCAGCCACACGCCATCTGGAGGACATCGGCCACGACCTGAGCGTCCACGACGTCACCTATGAGAACGCCCAGGCCCGGGAGCGGACCCAGATCCTTATGGATCTGGCCAACCGCCTGGACGGCCTGGTTATCGGTACCGGGGACCTGTCTGAGCTGGCCCTGGGCTGGGCCACCTACAACGGGGACCACATGTCAATGTACGGGGTTAACGGCGGCATTCCCAAGACCCTGGTGCGCTACCTGGTGCGCTACGTGGCCGACGAAAACCCTGACGAAGAAATCCGCCGGATTCTCTACGATGTGCTGGATACCCCCGTATCGCCCGAGCTGCTGCCCCCGGACGCATCGGGTAAAATCGCCCAGAAAACCGAGGATCTGGTGGGCCCCTACGAGCTCCACGATTTCTTCATGTACCATGTGCTGAGAAACGGCTACAGCCCGGACAAGATTTATTACCTGAGCCGGCGGGCTTTTGAGGGGGCCTATGACGACGCCACCCTTTACAAGTGGCTGCGCAATTTTTACTGGCGCTTCTTTACCCAGCAGTTCAAGCGCTCCTGCCTGCCCGACGGCCCCAAGGTAGGCACCGTGTCCCTGTCCCCGAGGGGGGACTGGCGCATGCCCTCAGACGCTAAGGTGGCCGAGTGGACCCGCGCGCTGGACGCGTTCCGGTCAGCCGGGGTGTAAAAAAAGGAGGTATGGTCTGTTTCAGACCGTACCTCCTTTTTAATGAAACCCCTCGCCGCCCATGGCTTCAAGCCCCTCACGCACCTTTTCCTCTGCCAGCTTTGGCAGGTTCTTCCAGTCGGCCCGGGTGTAGTCCTCGGTGTCGATGGGGGGCAGTACCTTGATGGCGATGTCGGCCGGATGAATCCAGAGATTGTCGCGGCCCATGAGCTTGTCCGTATCCTTTATGCAGAAAGGAACCACGGGCACCTTGTTGTTCTGGGCGATTTTAAACGCCCCGGCCTTAAATTCGCCCAAATAGCCGTCTTTGGTGCGGGTGCCTTCTGGAAAGACAACCATGGAGTAGCCCTCGGCCACCCAGTATTCCGCCTCTTTGATGTTTTTGATGGCCTCACGCGGGTTATCCCGGTCCAGGAACACACAGTGCAGCTCCTCCATCCACGCGCGGATCAGCGGGATTTTGCCAATTTCCTTCTTGGCCACCAGCGGCTTGGTGTCATCGCCCAGATAGCCCAGAACCAGGGGAATGTCAAAGTAGCTGCGGTGGTTGGAAACGTAGACCGCAGGCTCATCAGGCATGTTCTCAAGCCCCTCCACCGAGACAGTGCCCCCGGCAGTGCGGATCATGCTCCTGGCCCAGGGGCCGACCGCCTTTCGGACGACCGCGTCATGAGCGGCCCGGTCGCCCGCGCCCACAAGCCTGCGGGCCTTAAAACGGCTGGGTAAAAGGGCCAGCTGATACAGCCAGAAATGGATAAACCATAGAATTGTTCTCAAATTTGTCTCCTTCTCAACGTATTTCTGCCACAGCCAGCTTGATCTTGACGCCCTGGTCTGTAAACATCCGCTCGTGCTCAGTCACGATGTTGCCCGGGTATTCATCCGACGCGTGCAGGTCCCGGATCAGTGTCGTCACCCGGAAGCCCGAGTCCTCAAAGTATTTCAGCGACGCCTCAAACAGAGGATCGTCGTCGGTCTTGAAGTGGATCTGCGCCCCGGGAACCATGAATTTTTTGTACTGCTCAAGCTGGCGGGAGTGGGTCAGCCGCTTTTTCTGGTAACGGCGCTTGGGCCAGGGGTTGCAGAAGTTAATATAGATCCGCTCCACCGCATCCTCAGGCGAGAGCATCTCCCCGATACGGGCGATGTCCCAGGCGGTCAGGCGGACGTTATCCACCGCTTTGGGCGCGTAGGCCTGCTCCACGTTGCGCTTGGACAGCCCCAGCACCGCGTCGATCATGTCCACCGCCAGATAGTTGACCTCGGGATGGCGTCTGCCCAAAGCGGCGATAAAGGTACCCTTGCCGCAGCCCAGCTCCAGATGCAGAGGCGCCCTGCGCTCAAAAGCGTCCTGCCAGTGCCCCCGCAGTTCAGTGGCTTCCGGAATAAAAAAGCCGCAGGCTAAGAGCTCGGGCCGGGCCCAGGGTTTTGGTCGAATATGCATAAATGCCCTCCGTCAATTGTTTTGTTCAAAAAAATGGGATTATTTCCTAGGATATATTACCATTTGCCTCGGCATCCGTCAATTTTAAATTATTATCCGAAGTGTTAAAAAAAGTAAAGCTATTTTTGTGGGATCTGTGATATAATTTGCCTAGACAAGTATACTACAGCGGTCGTCCGGCCGTCGACAATGAGCAAACTGCGGCGTTGCGGCCTTTTTTAAATTCAGTTACATATTGTAGATATGCGCCTTCATTTAAAAAAAGCCGCGCCTTGCATTTTGCCCATTCTCTTAGACCGTTGGTCGTCCGTCGATAAAGAACAAGCTGCTGGAAAAGTGGCGAAGTCCGAGACTGCGCCTTTTATCCAGATAACAAAAAAGGTCCAGGCGCTGTGGTAAACGCAAGCCGGGAGCAAGAGCGACTGGCGCTCTTAATGCTACTGCGAAGCGGTAGCAACCGAAACCATCAACGATCAATTATATAAAAATTTGGAGAGAACATTATGTTAGAAATGTTAATCAATGCCATCGAGGAGCTGGATGAAGAAAAAGTTCTAAAGATTGTGAAACGCTGTGTGGCGGCGGGGACGCCGCCCAAGGATATCTGGATGGCCCTCAATAAGGGGCTGGAAAAGGTCGGTCTGCGCTATGAGACCGGCGAGTACTCCATCGCGGACCTCATGGTCGTGGGCATTATTTTTGAAAATGTGCTGGAGTACACCAATATGTGTGATATTTACGACAGCATCGAAGCCGGGGAGTTTGGAAAGACCATGCTGTTAGGTACGGTCGAGGGGGATATCCATGACATCGGCAAGTCGATTTTTAAGGGCGCCATGCAGGCCGGCGGGTTCATTGTCAGGGACCTGGGTGTGGATGTCAAGGCCCAGGATTTTGTGGAGGCTGCCAGGAAGTACAAGTGTGAGATCATCGGTCTGAGCGCTGTGCTCACCGACTGTATCCTCTCGGTCAAGGAAGTGGTGGACGCCTTTGTGGACGCGGGCATGCGGGACCAGGTCAAGATCATCATCGGCGGCTGTGTGGCCAACAAAACCGTCAGTGATTTCGTGGGTGCTGACGCCTACACCAAATCGGCCATCAAAGGGGTGGAAATCTGTCAGGGATGGTTAAAAGATGAGCAAAAATGAAGTCAAATACCTCAATATTGCCGATTCCATTAAGATCAAGATCCTCAGCAACATCTATAAACCCGGCGACCTGCTGCCATCGGAGAACAGCCTCTGTGAGGAGTACGCCGTCAGCCGCATGACCATCCGCAAAGCCATCGAGGTGCTCATCGGCGAGGGGTACCTGATGTCGTCCCCGGGCAAGGGGACCTATGTGCGGGAGTACTCTCTGAATAAATTTGAGGTGGGCTTTCAAATTGATGAGATCATCCACGGGGGATACAGCCACGCCAAGCTCATCCATGCCAAAATCATGGCGCCCACCATCGAGCTGGTCTACCACCTCCAGGTGGCCCCCAAGACTAAGATCGTCTGTATCCGCTCCATGCTGTTCCAGGGGGAGCGGCCTGTGGCCCTGGATGAGAAGTACATTCCTTATTTTCCGGGCATGAACATCAAGGAGGACAGCTTCAGCTACCGCGATATGGTCAGCATTATCTTTGGTGAGAACTACGGCTTTGGCTACTGGGAGGAGATTTTTGTCACCGGTGTGATGACCGACGCCGAGATCGGCGCTTTTTTCGAGGAAATGACCGGGGAGCCCCGGAAAAAGCAGAAATTTATGATGCTCTTTGAGCAGAAGTTGTACGATTCTGACGATATTCCCATTGGCTACGGCAAGCTGTATGTGGAGAGCGATTTGTGCCGCCTCCGCGGCAATTCCAGAGTGTAGAGGTGTGCTGTGAAGACCTATGAATTTATTCTGAACGATATTCAGGCCAAAATTGAAAAGGGCGATTACAAGCCTGAGGAACAGCTCCCCTCGCTGCGGGAGTTCTCGAAAATCTACACGACCACACCGGTCACGGTAAAGAAGAGCCTGGCGATTCTGGAGGAGCGCGGTTATGTGTATGTGGTGGACCGAAAGGGCTTCTTTGTGAGCTCGAGCAACCATAAAACCTACACTATGATCTTTCATGAGACCAAGAGCATCGACCACCTGACTGACATCCGCCTTGAGAAGATCGAGGAGGTGAGCGGCGGGGCCCTGCGGGAGCGGTTTGGCATGGATGTGCCGCCCCAGACCCGCTGCCTGCGGGCCGTACGGATTCTCTACAACCGGGACATGCCCATTGGCCTGGATGTCAAGTATATTATCCACAATGTCCGGAGCGCCTCGCCGGTCCGAAACCCGGAGCGGCTCATGGATTCGCTGAACCTGGTGCTGGGCAATTACGACATTTACAAGGAACTTGAGATCACGCTCATGACGGACAACGCCCCGGTCCGGGACACGCTGTTCATTGACGCCGATGACGGTGTCTTTGAGTTTAAGCAGACCTACCGCACCGAGAACGGCCAGCTCGTCGGGGTGTCAGAAACCTATGTGCCCTGCGAGGAAATGCAGTTAAAAATGAAATATTAAAGGGAAAGGGTATCGCCGCGATACCCTTTGTTTTTGTACAGGTGACCTTCATTATTTTATTGATATATACAGTTATATGATCTGTTATATATTTTTTGATCAAATTCTATTGACAGAAACCGTTGCACGTGTTATAGTTGTAGCATACTTGTATATGACACATGGTCCGGACCCAAGTGTTATCAGTTTTTATGGAGGGGAAAAATGAATAAAAACGAAGTGACAAACGAAAGCATCAGCGGCTTTACCCGGAACGCGGTAATCGGTATTATCAGCTCCGGTGCGGTAGTAGTTTATCTGACATTCCTGATCCGGTACGTCTTTTACGAACCGGTTTTACAGAGTCTCGCACTCTCAAACGAACAGCTTGGTGTGCTCTATGGCCTTTATGGCACAACGGCCATGATTTCTTACCTGCCTGGCGGTATTCTGGCAGACAAAATTCGCGTCAAATACCTGGCGACTGCCGGCTTTGGTCTTTCTGCAATTTTAACTTTCTGGTACGCGACACTGCCGAGCTATGAGACACTGAAGGTGATCTTCCTGCTCATGGGGGTCTGCACGACCTTTATTTACTGGGGCGTCCGCTATAAGGGCATCCGCCTTGTCAGCACAGACAACACCTATTCCAGAAATATCGGCATCAGCTACGGGATCGTCGGGATTCTCGGCTTAGTGGTCAACTTTATCTCCATGTGGATCTTCGACCTCTTTGCGGATCCGGCTTCCGGCTTCAACATGGTGCTCATGTTCTACGCATTCTTAAACATCGCCTTTGCCGTGGCATCTTTCTTCCTGATTCCGAAATTTGAAGGCGAAATCATCAAAACAAAGAAAAAATTCGATTTATCTGAGCTGGTGGCAGCCGTTAAGCACCCTGGTGTATGGCTGACAACCCTGTGTATGTTCTTTACCTATACGGTTTATACCTCCCTCAGCTATACGGTGCCTTACGTACAGGCTGTATTTGGCGCCAGCGTCGCTATGGCTGCGCTTATGGGCAATATCCGTATGTACGGTACTTCGCTCTTTTCGTCACCGATCATCGGGGCCCTCGCGACAAAGATCAAATCGCCGGCCAAAACCATTCTGCTGTGTATGGCCATCACGGCCATCTGCCTCTTTGTCATTGTTCTGGCGCCGCAGACCGCAGGCTTTATGATTCCGGCCATTATCCTGATCATGATTCTGTCCTTCTTCTTAAGCGGGGCATATGGGGTTGAATCCTCTCTGTTCACAGAAACCAAGGTACCGGCAGCCATCTTCGGCTCTGCCTCTGGTATTCTGTCACTGATCGGCTTCCTGCCAGATATGTTCGTATCACCGATCGCCGGTAAATGGCTGGACAGCTATGGAAACCAGGCCTATACCTATATCTTCATCGCCCTGGGCGTCAGCGCGATCCTGTCCATGGGCTGCGCGCTGCTGGTACTGGTCTACAATAAGAAAAAAGGGATCTCAATCGAAGAACCCGCTGAAGAAACACAGGCATCATAAGAAAACAACTAGGGAACTTGAAGGAGAGAATAACATATGGAACTTGAAAAACTGTTTTTACAGGCTAAGGATGTTGAATTTATTCACGAACAGTCCGCAAAATTACTGAAGGAAACCGGCTGCGTGTTTGAGGATGACCGCGCAATCGAAATTTTCAAAAAACACGGTGCCACTGTGGATGGCTACACCGTTCATTTTACCGATGAACTCATTGCCAAGGGCCTGTCCACCGTCAGCCAGGAATTTGATATCCTGCGTCCGGACGGCACCAGCTATCACATGGGCGGGGGAAGCCTCACCATGGCCACAGCCGGCAGTCCACCGTACGTGATGGAAAACGGCGAGTTCCGTTTTGCCGAAATGCACGACTATGTCGATATCTGCAAGCTGGTACAGACCAGTGACTGCATTGACATGACCCATCTTCTCCTCTGCGATACCTATGACGTCCCGAGAGAAGACCGCTCCTACAACATGGCCGCCGCGCTGCTGAACTACACAACACTGCCGATTTCACTGACAGCGCTGGCAACCAAGCTGCACGATTCCGGCACAGTGGCCACCAATGTGGTTAAAATGGTACAGGATTTCGTGGATGTCCATGACAAATATGTGGCGGTTGGCTGTATCAGCCCAATCTCACCGCTGGCATGGGTTAAGGACAGCCTGGATGCCATGTTTGCCTACTGTGAGCTGAACCAGCCCATGCAGCTGGCAACCTGCTCACTGCCGGTACTCACGAGTCCTGCCTCCATTCTGGGCACCATTATCCAGAACAATGCAGAGCTGCTGGCCGTTACCGTGCTTATCCAGCTCATCAAACCGGGTCTGCCGATTTTCTACGGCAGCACCTCCACTTCCACAAACCTGAGAGCAGTATCCATGGCTCTGGGCAACAGTGAAACAGCCCTGATCTCTTTGGCGAGCGCCGCCATGGCCAAACATTACAGAATGCCGTTCAGAACCTCCGGCGCCCTCAACGACGCCATTGATGTTGACTACCAGGCAGGGGTTGAATCCACCCTCAACCTGATGAGCGGCACCCTCAGCAGCACAGACCTGATCTTCTTCAGCTGCGGGATGCTCAGCGGATTTAATGTCAGCTCTCTGGAAAAATATGTGGCGGATGAACAGCTCATCAAGATGCTGAAACGCATGACCCAGGGGATTGCCATTGACTACAATAAAGATTATACTAAAGAGATCAGCAAGGTCGGCCCGAGAGGCAACTTCATGTCTGGCCGTACCCCCAAGGAATACCGCAACGAGCACTATGTGCCCGATATGTTTGTGAAGGTAGACTACAACACCTGGCAGACAGAGGATAAAAAATCCGTCAAAGAAAAGGCATCCGAAAAGGTAGCTGAACGCCTAGCTGCCTATCAGGAACCGGAAAAGACACCGGAACAGATGAAAGTCATTGAAAAATATTTAATTAAGTAAACGGCATAGACGGGCGCGCAACAGGCAAGCCCGTCTTTGTTTTTTGAATTTAAGAAACGGAAGTGGAATATGGACCCGCAAAAAAACAAAATCCCCATTGATAAAACCATTTTTTTCGGCGCGCTGCTGCTCATGCTCCTGGTATCTGCGGCCTGCCTTGCCTTTCCGGAACAGGCGCTCTCTGTATCCGGTGTGCTCAGGAACTTTGTCATCACAAAATTTGACTGGTTTTTCCTGCTTTTCGGGCTGGGGGTGTTCATTGTCTGTATTGTGGTGGGCTGCAGCCGGTTCGGCAAGATCCGCCTTGGCGGCGAGGGGGAGCCGCCAGCCTACAGCTTCTACAGCTGGCTGGCCATGATTTTCTTTTCAGCCATTGGCTCCTCTGCTATCCTCTGGTCCGTGTGCGAGCCGCTGAATTATATCGAGTCGCCACCCTTTGGCTATGAGCCCTACTCCCTTGAGGCCTTTAACATGGCCATTCCCTACGGCCTTTTTCACTGGGGGCCTGTGGCCTGGTCCTTTTACGCGCTGTCCGGACTGGTGGTCTCCTATTATTTTCTGGTGCTGAAGCGCAGGAACCTGAAAATATCCGGCGTAATGACCGACCTGATCGGTGAGAAGGCCGCGAAAGGCGTTCCGGGCAAGGCCATTGACATCGTGACGATTTTTGCGACCTTCTGCACCTTTGCGCCGGCCCTCGGCTTAGGGGTGCCCCTGCTCTCAGTGCTCATCTGTAAGATTACCGGGCTGCCGGACACCACTGAGCTTCAGGTGGTGGTGCTGGTGGTCTGGATGTTTATTTTCTCCATCAGCGTTTACCGTGGGCTGGACAAGGGCATCAAGATTCTCAGCGACATTAACATGTATCTGCTCATTGGCGTCATACTGTTTATCTTTTTTGCCAGCGGCGCCCGCTATATTCTGGCGGCCTCGGTCGAGGAATTCGGGACTCTGCTCAGCAATTTCCTCCGCATGAACAGCTACAGCGACGTGTTCGGCGGCGGAACCTTTGCCCAGGACTGGACGGTTTTTTACTGGAGCTGGTGGGTGGCCTCTGTGCCCTTTATGGCTATTTTTATCGCCAGGGTATCCAAGGGGCGTACAGTCCGCGAACTGGTTTTCGGCATCATGGGCGCCGGCTCGGCCGGTACCATGGCGATTTTCTGCGTGCTGGGCAATTACGCCCTCAAGCTGCAGAGCAGCGGCGTGGTGGATCTGGCAAAGATCAACGCCGAACAGGGGAGCAATTATGCGGTGCTCGCCATGCTGGACCAGCTGCCCTTTAAAAACGTGATCATTGTGGGCGTGATCCTTCTGTACTTTGTTTTCCTGGCCACCTGTGTGGATTCCTGCGCCTTCACCATGGGCTGTATCGCGTCAAAGGAGATGACCGATATCAGCCAGCCGGCCCGCTGGAACCGCCTGTCCTGGTCCATCGCCATCGCCGTTCTCGGTGTGGCAGTGCTGAAGCTCGGCGGCGGCATCAACGCCCTGCAGACCTTTGTCATTGTCGTGGGCCTGCCCTCAGCCATTCTGACCATTGCCATGACCGTTTTGCTGTTCCGGTGGCTGAAAAAGAGAGACATAAAAGAAAAGCCGTAAGCTTCAACCCGTATCGCCGCGATACGGGTTGTTTTTTGGTACGGTTTCAAACGCACCATACCCCTTGGTGGAAGGAACTAAAGGCGAGGCCCTGTCTTTCATCCAGATGAGAAAAAGCATCCAGGCGATGGGGTGACGGCCATGAATCGAGACTTTTGTTTGGAACAGCCGGACAGGGATGAGTGGCTTATGATCGTTTGATAAGAATGCTTCTGAGTTTTTTCTGTCTGCAGGACGGCTTTTTCTCCCTTAGGTGAAAGACGCCGCCTTTTGGGCTTTGCGGTATGGTCTGAAACGCACCGTACCAAACAACTAAAAATAAAGATAAATTTTTGATTTCTGCTTGACTTTCTCAAAGAATAAATATACCCTATAGGGGTATAGAGTAAGTAAGGAGGAAATCATGATGACTTGGCTAAAAGATGAAGAAAAAAGAACGGTTGCGGCCATGGTGATCTCAGCACTGGCGCTGGGAATCCATTTCGTGGCGGGCGACCGTCTGGCTTTTGATTTATCGTGGATTGCTGTTGTTTTATGCGGCCTGCCGATTATAATCGGCGCGGTGGCCGCAGTGATAAAAGAGTTTGACATCCGGGCGGATGTGCTGGTCTCCATCGCGATCATTGCCTCAGTGGCTATCGGCGAGGTTTTTGCAGCGGGCGAGATCGCAGTGATCATGACCCTTGGCGGTTACTTAGAGGAAAGAACCGTAAATAAAGCCCGGAAGGGCATCGAGCGTCTGGTGGATCTGACACCGGAAAAAGCCCGCGTGATGCGGGATGGCGTGGAAGTTGTCATCGACGTGGAGGATGTGGCAGTAGGCGAAGCAGTGCGTGTGCTGCCCGGAGAAAAAATACCCGTAGACGGTATCGTGCTCTGTGGCGATACGGCGGTAGACCAGTCTCTGATGACTGGAGAATCCCTGCCTGTCGATAAGGAAAAGGGTGATGAGGTATTCTGCGGGACCATGAACCAGTTTGGGACAGTGGATATCCGCGTGACCAGGGCGGCTGAGGACAGCTCCCTGAAACGGATGATCCGCCTGGTTGAGTCTGCCGACGCGGGCCGCGCACCCATATCACACCTGGCAGACCGTTTAGCCACCGTCATTGTAGTGCTGGCGCTGACCGCTGCCGTTGTTACCGGCCTGGTAACCGGAGAGCTGACCCGCGCGGTCACAATCCTGGTGGTGTTCTGTCCCTGCGCGCTGGTGCTCGCCACGCCCACAGCCATCATGGCAGGGATCGGCAACGCGGCTAAAAATGGCATTCTGATCCGGTCTGGCGATGTACTGGAGCGGCTTGCATCTGTGGGCCGCATTGCCTTTGACAAAACCGGCACCATCACCTACGGAAAGCCCTGTGTGCGTGCTTTTGAGTGTGAGGAGGCGTGGGAAAAGGACGCGCTGCTCAAATGGACCGCAGCCGCCGAAGCCCGCTCAGAGCATCCTCTCGGTAAAGCGGTCTCAGAGCATTATGCCGAAGGGCATCCGGAGCCGCTGCCAGAACCGTCGGAATTTGCGATGCTGCCCGGTAAAGGCGTTCATGCGGTGGTAGAAGGGCATGAAATCGCAGCCGGAAACCGAAAACTTCTGGATGTGATGGGCATTACTGTGACGGAAAGCCTTGAAAAATCAGCGAAAAAATACCTGAGTGAGGGCGGCACCATTATTTATATCGCGGTGGATGGAAAAGCAGCGGGCTACGCAGTGCTGGCAGATACCCTCCGCAACAATGCGCCGAATATGGTTGAAAAACTGAGGGCACAGGGGCTTAAAACCGCCCTGATCACCGGCGACCACCGGGCCGCGGCACTTTATATGGCAGAGCGGGCCGGCATTGACACCGTCGAAGCCGACTGTCTGCCCGAGGATAAGATCGACGTGATCAAGCGACTCCAGGGGAAGGGGCAGGAGAAGGTCTGTATGATCGGCGACGGCATCAACGACGCGCCGGCCCTGAAAACAGCCGACGTGGGCCTGGCCATGGGAGATATTGGCTCAGACATCGCTATGGACGCCGCCGACGCGGTGTTTGTGGGCGACGATGTGATGAAGGTGCCCTATCTGATGACACTGTCCCAGAAAACCATGCGGACCATCCGCGTCAATATTTTTCTGTCCCAGGCGCTCAACGCAGTGGCGGTAGTGCTGGCCATGACCGGGATCATGGGGCCGGTGGCCGGCGCGCTGGTCCACAATGTGGGCTCGGTGGCAGTCATCATCAGCTCAGCCATGCTGCTGAACTTTAATGAGAAGAAAAACGGGAAGGACCGGCAGAAAACGTCCGGTTCTCTGAAATTATCGCAGTCGTAGGCTGACCTCGCCAGAGACGATGGACTGAAAGGTTCCATCGTCTTTTTTTAGGATCAGGTGCCCCGCGTCATTGATATCGCTGACCACGCCCTCCAGGGTTTCCCGGCCGTTCAGGATGGTAACCGGCTTTCCGATTACCATGGAGTGCTTCCGGTAGTCGGCCATGACAGCGCCGGCCTCGGGAATGCAGGTGAGGCGGCTCAGGCGGTTGACCAGCTCGGCGGCCAGCCGGCTGCGGAGCTGCCCGTCCGGCGCTTCCTTAAAGAGGGCACCCGCCACAGACTGGAGCTCTTCGGGAAAACCCTGCTTTGGTTCGGTAAAATTGATCCCGGCGCCGAGGACAATGTAGTCAATATTCCCGGTTTCAAAGTCGGCGGCCGCCTCGGTAAGAATGCCGCAGATTTTTTTATCCTTTATATAGAGGTCGTTGACCCATTTGATCTCGGGCTCCAGGCCCGTCACGTCCGCGATGGCCTGACGGATCAGAACGCTGGCGGCAATGGTGATAAAGAGGGACTGGCTGATGGCAGTGCCGGGCCGCAAGATAATACTCAGATAAATCCCGGAGCCGCCGGGTGAAAAGAAAGTGCGCCCCATGCGCCCGCGTCCGCCGGTTTGGGATTCAGCGATGATGACTGTGCCGTCCGGCGCCCCGGCCAGGGCCCGCTCCTTGCCCAAGCTGTTGGTGGAGTCAAGGGAGGGGTAGACCTCCAGACGATCCGCCTGCGCAGGGTCCTTCAGCCAGGGCGCGATGGAGGCAGCGGAGAGAATATCATTGCTCTTGCACAGGGTGTAGCCCTGCCTGGTTTTGGATGTGATCTGGTAGCCCTTATCTCTGAGGCCCTTGATGGCTTTCCAGACAGCGCTCCGGGAGAGGCTCAGCTTTTCTGCCAGCGCTTCGCCGGATACAGGCTCGCCCCGGTTTTCCTCCAGTATTTTTAAAAGGTCGGTTTGTGTGGACATGGGCAGTTCTCCTTTATATTTGTTAGTATTATTATAAGATAGAAGAAAAGCAGCGGTCAATGTAAGAATCATCTGAGGGCAAAATATTGCTGTTTTTCGCGCTCAGAATCTTTAAATAAACCTTAAAAAGGTTACAGGAGTAAAAATATGACTTTTGTATTTAAAAGAGGAAAGTAAATAAAAAAGGAATATTTTGCCATTAAAATAAAATGATTCTTAATTGATGGACAATTTAATGCCTATTTCAGTCAAAATAATCTAAAATGTCAAAAATTTGGTTAAAAAAGTGCACGTTTGTGTTATAATATTATTCAAACAAGAGTTTTTAAAGTAAGATCATTAAAATAAAGAGGTTAATCTATGAGAGTCTTATTAAAAATCACAGATATCATCGATGTGGAAGTGCTGCAGAAAATTCAAGATTCTTTTTCAGATGCAACAGGCTTTGCAACCATTACCGTAGATTACAAGGGAAACCCCATTACAGAATACAGTAATTTTTCCGGCTACTGCACCAAGGTGCGCGAGGACGCCAAGTGTCTCGAGTGCTGCTATCGTTCCGATGCTCACGGAGGCATTG
The DNA window shown above is from Eubacterium limosum and carries:
- a CDS encoding heavy metal translocating P-type ATPase, with translation MMTWLKDEEKRTVAAMVISALALGIHFVAGDRLAFDLSWIAVVLCGLPIIIGAVAAVIKEFDIRADVLVSIAIIASVAIGEVFAAGEIAVIMTLGGYLEERTVNKARKGIERLVDLTPEKARVMRDGVEVVIDVEDVAVGEAVRVLPGEKIPVDGIVLCGDTAVDQSLMTGESLPVDKEKGDEVFCGTMNQFGTVDIRVTRAAEDSSLKRMIRLVESADAGRAPISHLADRLATVIVVLALTAAVVTGLVTGELTRAVTILVVFCPCALVLATPTAIMAGIGNAAKNGILIRSGDVLERLASVGRIAFDKTGTITYGKPCVRAFECEEAWEKDALLKWTAAAEARSEHPLGKAVSEHYAEGHPEPLPEPSEFAMLPGKGVHAVVEGHEIAAGNRKLLDVMGITVTESLEKSAKKYLSEGGTIIYIAVDGKAAGYAVLADTLRNNAPNMVEKLRAQGLKTALITGDHRAAALYMAERAGIDTVEADCLPEDKIDVIKRLQGKGQEKVCMIGDGINDAPALKTADVGLAMGDIGSDIAMDAADAVFVGDDVMKVPYLMTLSQKTMRTIRVNIFLSQALNAVAVVLAMTGIMGPVAGALVHNVGSVAVIISSAMLLNFNEKKNGKDRQKTSGSLKLSQS
- a CDS encoding biotin--[acetyl-CoA-carboxylase] ligase, with the translated sequence MSTQTDLLKILEENRGEPVSGEALAEKLSLSRSAVWKAIKGLRDKGYQITSKTRQGYTLCKSNDILSAASIAPWLKDPAQADRLEVYPSLDSTNSLGKERALAGAPDGTVIIAESQTGGRGRMGRTFFSPGGSGIYLSIILRPGTAISQSLFITIAASVLIRQAIADVTGLEPEIKWVNDLYIKDKKICGILTEAAADFETGNIDYIVLGAGINFTEPKQGFPEELQSVAGALFKEAPDGQLRSRLAAELVNRLSRLTCIPEAGAVMADYRKHSMVIGKPVTILNGRETLEGVVSDINDAGHLILKKDDGTFQSIVSGEVSLRLR